In Pseudomonas sp. FP1742, the DNA window GTCGGTTGAAAGCGTGCGGATGGGCGAGCACTGGGAGGAATTCGAAACAGAAGCCGCCCGCGCCAAGGAATCGACGCTCGCCAAACTGCGCGCCGCCCTCGCCACTCGCCAGCAATACGAAGCTGAGCAGGCCGAACTGGTCCGTTTGCGCGCTGAGGCCGAAGCACAAGCCCAGCGTGACCGCGAGGCAGAGATTGCCCGTGCCGCCGCCGAACAAGCCCGCATCGAAGCTGAGCAACGCGCTCAGGCCGAACGCGATGCTGCTGCACGACGCGAACAGGAACTGCTCGACCAGGCTGCCGCCGCACAGCGCGCCACAGAGCAAGCCGCACGGGACGCAGCAGCAGCCGCAGAACATCAGCGCATGCAACTGGAACTGCAAGCCGAACAAGCCCGGACAGCAGCAGCGCAGGCTGAAGCCAACCGGATCGCCACCGAACAGCGTGCTGAGCAAGACCGCATCGCTGCCGAACAGCGTCAGGCCGAAGCGGTGGCGAAGGCTCAGCGGGACGAGGTTGCTCGCCAAGAGGCAGAGGCTGCTCGGGTGAAGCGCGAAGCCGAAGCCCGCGAAGCCGACCTTGAGCACAAGAAGAAGACCAATCGCGCTGCACTGGAGGCGTTTGTCGCCGGCGGCATGACCGAGGAATGCGCCAAGCAGGCCATCACCTTGATAGCCCAACGCAAGATCCCCGCAATTTCAATTCAGTATTGAGGTCACCATGAGCAATGATCTTGCGCTCGTCACGAGCGACATCTACTCGTGCCGCGATGCGTTCCTGGCTGTGCAGGCCGAGCCATCGCTGAACTTTGATCGTGAAGCGAACTTCGCCATCCAGATACTGGAGGGCAACAACTACTCGCTGAAAGTAGCGCTGCAGAACCGGCAGGCTGTCATAGACGCGGTGACCAACATCGCTTCGATCGGGCTCAGCCTGAACCCCGCTAAAAAGCAAGCCTACTTCGTTCCGCGTAAAGGCAAGATCTGCCTCGATATTTCCTACATGGGGCTGATGGATCTGGCGATGGCTACCGGTTCCGTGCGCTGGGGCCAGGCCAAACTGGTGTATGAGAACGATGTCTTCGAGCTGAACGGTGTTGATCAGGCGCCCACGCACAAGACCAAGCCATTTTCGACGGACAGAGGCCCAGTGGTTGGCGTCTATGTCGTCGTCAAGACAGCCGATGGGGATTACCTGACACACCCGATGAGCATGAACGAGGTCATTGCTATTCGTGACCGCTCCGAGGCCTGGAAGGCCTACGTCAAGGACAACTCAAAGGTCTGCCCATGGGTAACCGACCCTGGCGAAATGACCAAGAAGACCTGCGTGAAGCAAGCCTACAAGTACTGGCCCAAGACGGAGCGCCTCGAAAAAGCAATTCACTACCTCAACACCGAGACGGACGAAGGTCTCAACCAGATCAAGCCATCAACGAAGGGCGACGAAGAGATGACCCTTCGCTGGATTGAAAAGGCTGCCGCCTGCAAGGACTTGGCCTCCCTCCAGTCCACATGGACTGAAGGCGTCAGCTCTTTCAAGGAGGCCAAGGACGTCGCCGGCTACGAACGGTTCAAGTCTGCGGTCAGCGCCAGAAAGGCTGTGCTGGAAGCCCCAGCACCCAGCACAGGAGAAGCGGCATGATCATCATCAACTGCAAGCAAGGTGAAGAAATCTGGCTCCAAGAGCGCGCCGGCTGTATCACCGCCAGTATGTTCACCACAGCCCGCTCCAAGGTGAACGGGCTCACCGTACAGCAACGCACCTACGTAGATGCGATGTTGGCCGGCCACAGCGAAGCGAAAGCCCGCGACCTGGCCGGCTACAAGGCTGGCCCGAAGGCTGAAGTGGTACAGCGTGCCCTGGATGGCGAAACCGTCGGCGAGCCATCCTCGGCTGCCCTCGACTACGCCTTCCAGTTGGCCGTTGAGCGCATCGGCGGGAAGCCACTCGACAACGGCTTCGAGACTTGGCAGATGCGCCGCGGCCATGAGCTTGAACCTGAGGCCCGCATGGAACACGAAATCCAAACCGGTCTGATCGTTACACAGGTCGGGCTGGTCAAGACCGACGACGGTGCCTTCGGGGCCAGCGCTGACGGTTTTATCGGTGAAGACGGCGGCTCAGAGTACAAATGCTTCCTTGCTCCGGAAAAACTGCGGTCCTTCCACATCGATAACGATGCCAGCGGGATCATCGACCAGGTGCAGGGCTGTATGTGGATCACTGATCGCAAATGGTGGCACATCGGGATGTACTGCCCGCTGCTTAAGCCGGTTGGCCGCCAGCTTTGGCTGCAAGAGTTCAAGCGCGATGACGACTACATCGAAAAGCTTGAGGAAGACCTGTGGCAATTCAAGCTGCTGGTCGACGGGTATGAGGCGAAACTGCGGAGTAAAGCAGCATGAACGCATACGTCAGCACTGAACTCAGCATGATCCAGATGCTCGACCCTCAACGCCACGAACTGGCCCTGCTTCAGGAGGCCTTCTTGAACAAAGGAGGGACTATTGAGGTATTGCAGGGGCCGAGCTTTGTGCCGCCGCCAGTGAGGCATGAGCCGCCACCGAAGAAGAAGATGCCCAAACCAGCAGCGGCCAAGCCTGAAGCCGCGCTACCGGAGCCCACCAAAATGACTTTGCGCGAGATCGAGCGCGAAGAGAGGGCGGCTATTGCCGCAAAGGATCGGGCTGAACTCGTCGAGCGCGTCAAGAAACTCGCCGAGACCATGAACTACTCCCAAGCGATCCTGCGCACCGGGCTGTCACGAAAGGTCCTGTTTTCCATCGCAAAGGAGCATGGGTTCAAGTTCCAGCCCGCCGACTACAAGGGCTCACGCGGTCAAAAACGCGGCGTTATCGACGATGCGAACGACGCGAAGCTGGCCGAACGCATCAAGGCCTTCATGGAAATCGGTCTGACCCGTAGCAAGGCCATGGAGCAGACCGGGCTCACGTTCAAACCCTTCATCCGCATCTTGGCCAAGTTCAATATCGACTACCCGAAGCGCAGAGCAGGGCCTCATCCGGCCTTCTTCCCAAAGGCGCCGAAGCGGCAGGAGTGACCATGGCAGCCGAACCGAAAGCGCGCTCA includes these proteins:
- a CDS encoding recombinase RecT produces the protein MSNDLALVTSDIYSCRDAFLAVQAEPSLNFDREANFAIQILEGNNYSLKVALQNRQAVIDAVTNIASIGLSLNPAKKQAYFVPRKGKICLDISYMGLMDLAMATGSVRWGQAKLVYENDVFELNGVDQAPTHKTKPFSTDRGPVVGVYVVVKTADGDYLTHPMSMNEVIAIRDRSEAWKAYVKDNSKVCPWVTDPGEMTKKTCVKQAYKYWPKTERLEKAIHYLNTETDEGLNQIKPSTKGDEEMTLRWIEKAAACKDLASLQSTWTEGVSSFKEAKDVAGYERFKSAVSARKAVLEAPAPSTGEAA
- a CDS encoding lambda exonuclease family protein, with protein sequence MIIINCKQGEEIWLQERAGCITASMFTTARSKVNGLTVQQRTYVDAMLAGHSEAKARDLAGYKAGPKAEVVQRALDGETVGEPSSAALDYAFQLAVERIGGKPLDNGFETWQMRRGHELEPEARMEHEIQTGLIVTQVGLVKTDDGAFGASADGFIGEDGGSEYKCFLAPEKLRSFHIDNDASGIIDQVQGCMWITDRKWWHIGMYCPLLKPVGRQLWLQEFKRDDDYIEKLEEDLWQFKLLVDGYEAKLRSKAA